Proteins co-encoded in one Haladaptatus sp. ZSTT2 genomic window:
- a CDS encoding DUF2073 domain-containing protein, which translates to MAEATNKDGVQIDLFSGERMDRLTSMEKIRTILDGVHAGNIVILEEGLSPAEESKLIEVTMTEISPDEFNGIEIETYPKQDASDGSLLDRLMGRRSTAKLTVIGPANRIETLHKDESLISALVTRQ; encoded by the coding sequence ATGGCAGAAGCAACCAACAAAGACGGCGTGCAAATCGACCTGTTCAGCGGCGAGCGCATGGACAGGCTCACGAGCATGGAGAAAATTCGGACCATCTTAGATGGCGTCCATGCGGGCAATATTGTGATTCTCGAAGAGGGACTCTCACCTGCAGAGGAGTCAAAACTCATCGAAGTGACGATGACCGAGATCAGTCCGGATGAGTTCAACGGCATCGAAATCGAGACGTATCCGAAGCAGGATGCCTCCGACGGCAGCCTGTTAGACCGGCTCATGGGGCGGCGTTCGACGGCGAAGCTCACGGTCATTGGCCCAGCGAACCGCATCGAAACGCTGCACAAAGACGAGAGTCTCATCAGCGCCCTCGTCACTCGGCAATAA
- a CDS encoding Era-like GTP-binding protein has translation MGLFAELRDSISRVTDKLFSGSEPKRIGIYGPPNAGKTTLANRIARDWTGDAIGPESHIPHETRRARRKENVEIKRNGKSVTIDIVDTPGVTTKVDYKEFLEHDMEKDDAVRRSREATEGVAEAMHWLREDVDGVIYVLDSSTDPFTQVNTMLIGIIESQKLPVLILANKTDLDESNVQRIRNAFPQHETIPLSALEGENMDEVYDKISDYFG, from the coding sequence ATGGGATTATTTGCCGAATTACGAGATAGCATCTCACGAGTTACAGATAAGTTGTTCTCCGGCTCTGAGCCGAAACGCATTGGCATCTATGGGCCGCCAAACGCGGGCAAGACGACGCTCGCAAATCGCATCGCTCGCGATTGGACTGGCGACGCCATCGGGCCGGAGAGTCACATTCCACACGAAACGCGCCGCGCGCGGAGGAAAGAGAACGTCGAGATAAAGCGCAACGGGAAGTCCGTCACCATCGACATCGTGGACACGCCAGGTGTCACGACCAAGGTCGATTACAAGGAGTTCTTAGAGCACGACATGGAGAAAGACGACGCGGTTCGTCGCTCCCGCGAGGCCACCGAAGGCGTCGCAGAGGCCATGCACTGGCTGCGCGAAGACGTCGATGGCGTCATCTACGTCCTCGACAGTTCGACCGACCCGTTCACGCAGGTGAACACGATGCTGATTGGCATCATCGAGAGTCAGAAGCTCCCGGTGCTCATTCTCGCGAACAAGACGGACTTAGACGAATCGAACGTCCAGCGCATTCGCAATGCGTTCCCTCAACACGAGACAATCCCACTGTCGGCGCTTGAAGGAGAGAACATGGACGAAGTGTACGACAAGATTTCGGACTACTTCGGGTGA
- a CDS encoding DUF7090 family protein, which produces MDYALAVENTPNSIPGGTGLLLLHPSTGETDRIDTDFLNTDTDYILVISTRTTAREVEQKLEYYGVDRGKTEILDALSIERGYSRRSGKGIHYVSSPDDLDGIVRETRKFLERHDGNKLRVSVDSVTEMAYYADDDRAREAVKELLELLKEHDAVGLFHLAEEVHDQDVVTAYCDLFDGIITLDENGNVEGEF; this is translated from the coding sequence ATGGATTACGCCCTTGCAGTCGAAAACACGCCAAATTCCATCCCGGGCGGCACAGGACTCCTGCTTTTGCACCCGAGCACGGGTGAAACAGACCGCATCGACACCGACTTTCTGAACACCGACACCGACTACATCCTCGTCATCTCGACGCGCACCACCGCCCGCGAAGTCGAGCAGAAACTCGAATACTACGGCGTTGACCGCGGGAAAACTGAGATTCTAGACGCACTCTCCATCGAACGCGGCTACTCTCGACGCAGCGGGAAGGGCATCCACTACGTCTCCTCGCCCGACGATTTGGACGGCATCGTCCGCGAAACCCGCAAGTTCTTAGAGCGCCACGACGGCAACAAACTCCGCGTGAGCGTCGATTCGGTCACCGAGATGGCTTACTACGCCGACGACGACCGCGCCCGCGAGGCGGTCAAAGAACTCCTCGAACTCCTCAAAGAACACGACGCTGTGGGCCTGTTCCACCTCGCAGAAGAAGTCCACGACCAAGACGTGGTCACCGCGTACTGCGACCTGTTCGACGGCATCATCACGCTCGACGAAAACGGCAACGTCGAAGGCGAGTTCTAA
- a CDS encoding OapC/ArvC family zinc-ribbon domain-containing protein codes for MPHQCTACGHEFSDGSKEMLSGCPDCGGNKFQFYPSGSAPDPADQPPERESSVTESVGKATTKVRDWVRRDEKPAPAAAASSAPEEEDIIEAPVETVDDREDRAQASARGEMVTPDELPEKPQKPPAEGRVVGSPKEERPSMEQLREELNDQFESIKILEPGQYELNLMELYDREEYIIALQENGRYIIEVPETWIGGRDEDET; via the coding sequence ATGCCACACCAGTGTACGGCCTGTGGCCACGAGTTCAGTGACGGCTCGAAGGAGATGCTCTCTGGCTGTCCAGACTGTGGCGGCAACAAGTTCCAGTTCTATCCGTCTGGCTCCGCGCCCGACCCGGCAGATCAGCCACCGGAACGCGAATCCTCGGTGACCGAATCGGTTGGGAAGGCGACCACGAAAGTGCGCGATTGGGTGCGCAGAGACGAAAAACCAGCCCCGGCTGCCGCCGCTTCGAGTGCACCTGAAGAGGAGGACATCATCGAAGCACCGGTCGAAACCGTCGATGACCGCGAAGACCGTGCCCAAGCAAGCGCACGCGGCGAGATGGTGACGCCGGATGAACTTCCCGAAAAACCACAGAAACCGCCCGCAGAGGGTCGTGTCGTTGGCAGTCCGAAAGAAGAGCGACCGTCGATGGAACAGCTCCGCGAGGAGCTAAACGACCAGTTCGAGAGCATCAAGATTCTCGAACCCGGCCAGTACGAACTCAACTTGATGGAACTGTACGACCGCGAGGAGTACATCATTGCGCTTCAAGAAAACGGCCGCTACATCATCGAAGTGCCAGAGACGTGGATTGGCGGGCGCGACGAAGACGAGACGTAA
- a CDS encoding DUF2391 family protein has translation MVGRTRRYALADSAQQLVGGFLLAGPFVVTEEVWVLARNMTIWHGLVTLSLVFAIGYGALYKADDGRDPDREADVAGIPIRFLSLMLVAFGSVIILAMAFAAPQTFLSDLAVNARYEVTAKAISVGAIFSVVGAATADSVF, from the coding sequence ATGGTCGGGAGAACGCGCCGGTACGCCCTCGCTGATTCGGCGCAGCAACTGGTGGGCGGATTCCTGCTCGCAGGCCCGTTCGTCGTCACCGAAGAGGTCTGGGTGCTTGCGAGAAATATGACGATTTGGCACGGCCTCGTGACGCTCTCGCTCGTCTTTGCGATTGGCTACGGCGCGCTGTACAAAGCAGACGACGGCCGCGACCCGGACCGCGAGGCGGACGTGGCGGGAATTCCGATTCGATTCCTCTCGCTCATGCTCGTTGCCTTCGGGTCGGTCATCATTCTCGCCATGGCGTTTGCCGCCCCACAGACGTTCCTCTCCGACCTCGCCGTGAACGCGCGCTACGAAGTGACGGCAAAAGCCATCTCCGTCGGCGCAATTTTCAGCGTCGTCGGCGCGGCGACCGCAGACAGTGTGTTCTAA
- a CDS encoding DUF7089 family protein, whose protein sequence is MFDARDLSRALADVRDEYAPGAVVLECEQDFEMLAPDQAESLGLLVDSLSPTSYPSEWLPDDAPHLLTQYANTTFTIGMPGDGSVVWTRQTEPPLVFVKARTQGSPEAFIDFLIAEAFVELSTGEPEHFLPFFGESYRDLDAALDLGPVDTYQIAAALYDAYLGLQTREVFVSWENTHPELFDAWEDAGERMEPRLSGLSREVALGKTEFAAATEYACSAVKHGLSLPAPFGALDTQAYREHGAPYAVKWAEKTIARLRED, encoded by the coding sequence ATGTTCGACGCGCGTGATCTTTCCCGGGCGCTCGCGGACGTTCGTGACGAGTACGCCCCCGGAGCGGTGGTGCTTGAGTGCGAACAGGACTTCGAGATGCTCGCCCCCGACCAGGCAGAAAGCCTCGGCCTCCTCGTAGATTCGCTGTCGCCGACCAGCTATCCGAGCGAGTGGCTTCCCGACGACGCGCCCCACTTGCTCACCCAATACGCGAACACGACGTTCACCATCGGGATGCCGGGCGACGGCAGCGTCGTGTGGACGCGTCAAACCGAACCGCCGCTCGTGTTCGTGAAAGCGCGCACGCAGGGGTCGCCCGAGGCGTTCATCGACTTCCTCATCGCCGAAGCGTTCGTCGAACTCAGCACGGGCGAGCCAGAGCACTTCCTGCCGTTTTTCGGTGAATCCTACCGCGACCTCGACGCTGCGCTCGACCTCGGCCCCGTCGATACCTACCAGATTGCCGCAGCGTTGTACGATGCGTATCTCGGATTGCAGACGCGCGAGGTGTTCGTCTCGTGGGAAAATACCCATCCCGAGTTGTTCGACGCGTGGGAAGACGCCGGCGAACGAATGGAACCTCGCCTGTCGGGACTCTCCCGTGAGGTGGCACTTGGAAAAACGGAGTTCGCGGCGGCGACCGAATACGCCTGTAGCGCGGTGAAACATGGGCTCTCGCTTCCCGCACCGTTTGGCGCGTTGGATACGCAGGCCTACCGCGAACACGGTGCGCCCTACGCGGTCAAGTGGGCTGAAAAAACGATTGCGCGACTGCGTGAAGACTGA